A single Oncorhynchus nerka isolate Pitt River linkage group LG10, Oner_Uvic_2.0, whole genome shotgun sequence DNA region contains:
- the LOC115135996 gene encoding centromere/kinetochore protein zw10 homolog isoform X2: protein MFQHLVESLPRRVEFHIAMEEFHKALLEKKYVIAAKQLEKARHSADSLKAWKGSDLPLLRALSSELTVQRENLIYHLGDEWKRLAVWKLPPSKEPTEMKSFLKTELQLTLGGTKEPQQSPPPLLSCVLQALTIQGELQHKIKLFSQVLLKYLLKPLITYPSLNVEVSEQQDEGTLISLQFAETPEEHPSPSQVYTKVLMVLKTLHTHLLDVSVGERKVSVILGDLVWQDMSHCIIHECLLYSIPTNSCQLEQYSAVIKETEEFEKSLKEMQYLRGDSTELLKYAQDVNCHFASKKCKDVIVAARKLMTSEMHNTVKITQDSKLSVPMLPNPGSGDIKGKQGAKKLEAPRLDNEKQLGARTLCLPVCRISESVQQLMELALHTLSEAVGNSSQCATQLFFTVRNIFQLFYDVVPTYHKENLLKFPHLAAIQHNNCMYIAHHLLTLGHQFSPHLPDPLSEGAATFVDLVPGFRKLGAHCFLAHLNVQRAEMLERLSTARNFSNLDDEDNYSAASKAVRQVIHQLKRLGTVWQDVLPVNIYCKAMGILLNTAISELIAKIMMLEDISTEDGEHLQILCQTIIEEGPPVFIPLPEENKNKKYQEEVPVYVKKWITFKELVIVLQANLQEIVDRWAEGKGPLALEFSSSDMKSLIRALFQNTERRAVALTKIK from the exons atgttccaacatctagtggaaagccttcccaggagagtggag TTTCACATTGCAATGGAGGAGTTTCACAAAGCCCTACTGGAGAAGAAGTATGTAATTGCGGCCAAACAGTTAGAAAAGGCCCGGCACAGTGCAGACTCTCTGAAGGCGTGGAAAGGCTCTGACCTGCCCCTGCTGAGAGCACTCAGCTCAGAGCTCACTGTCCAGAGAGAGAACCTCATCTACCATctgggggacgagtggaagagaCTGGCCGTCTGGAAACTGCCTCCTTCCAAAG AGCCGACGGAGATGAAGTCGTTCCTGAAGACGGAGCTCCAGCTGACCCTGGGCGGGACCAAGGAGCCCCAGCAGAGCCCTCCGCCTCTGCTTTCCTGTGTCCTCCAGGCCCTGACCATCCAGGGGGAACTACAACACAAGATCAAACTCTTCA GCCAGGTGCTGCTGAAGTACCTGCTGAAGCCCCTAATCACGTACCCCTCTCTGAACGTGGAGGTGTCGGAGCAGCAAGATGAGGGCACCCTGATATCTCTCCAGTTTGCCGAGACCCCCGAGGAGCACCCCAGCCCCTCACAGGTCTACACCAAAGTCCTGATGGTACTCAAGaccttacacacacacctgctag ACGTATCAGTTGGTGAGAGAAAAGTGTCTGTGATACTCGGAGACCTGGTATGGCAGGATATGTCTCATTGCATCATCCATGAGTGCCTCCTGTACTCCATCCCAACCAATAGCTGCCAGCTTgaacagtacagtgca GTGATCAAAGAGACGGAGGAGTTTGAGAAGTCCTTGAAGGAGATGCAGTACCTCCGAGGAGACTCCACCGAGCTGCTCAAGTATGCCCAGGACGTCAACTGCCACTTTGCCAGCAAGAAATGCAAAGACGTGATCGTGGCGGCACGCAAGCTGATGACCTCCGAGATGCACAACACCGTCAAa ATCACCCAAGATTCTAAGCTTTCCGTCCCCATGCTGCCCAACCCTGGCTCTGGAGACATCAAGGGCAAACAGGGGGCCAAGAAGCTTGAGGCGCCCAGGTTGGATAACGAGAAGCAGCTGGGTGCGCGGACGctgtgcctgcctgtgtgtcGCATCAGTGAGTCGGTGCAGCAGCTGATGGAGCTGGCCTTGCACACGCTGTCCGAGGCTGTGGGAAACTCCAGCCAATG TGCTACCCAACTGTTCTTCACAGTGCGGAATATATTCCAGCTATTCTATGATGTTGTGCCTACATACCATAA aGAGAACCTGCTCAAGTTCCCACATCTGGCGGCCATCCAGCACAACAACTGCATGTACATCGCCCACCACCTGCTCACCCTGGGCCACCAGTTCAGTCCACACCTGCCTGACCCCCTCAGTGAGGGTGCTGCCACCTTTGTGGACCTGGTGCCCGGCTTCAGGAAACTGG GCGCTCATTGCTTCCTGGCCCATCTGAACGTCCAGAGAGCAGAGATGCTGGAGCGTCTCTCCACCGCACGCAACTTCTCCAACCTGGATGACGAGGATAACTACTCTGCAGCCAGCAAGGCCGTTAGGCAG GTCATCCATCAGCTAAAAAGGCTGGGCACCGTCTGGCAAGACGTTCTGCCAGTCAACATATACTGTAAAGCCATGGGGATTCTCCTCAACACTGCCATCTCAGAGCTGATTGCCAAAATCATGATGTTGGAG GATATCTCCACTGAAGATGGGGAGCACCTACAAATCCTCTGTCAGACCATTATCGAGGAAGGACCCCCGGTGTTCATTCCACTGCCTGAGGAGAACAAGAACAAGAAGTACCAGGAGGAGGTACCCGTTTACGTGAAGAAGTGGATCACCTTCAAGGAGCTGGTCATAGTGCTGCAAGCTAACCTGCAGGAGATAGTCGACAG GTGGGCGGAGGGGAAAGGGCCACTGGCGCTGGAGTTCTCTAGTTCCGATATGAAGAGCCTAATCCGAGCTTTGTTCCAGAACACTGAGAGGCGGGCGGTGGCTCTCACCAAAATCAAATAG
- the LOC115135996 gene encoding centromere/kinetochore protein zw10 homolog isoform X1, whose translation MFSKSNMASFVTEVLASSGKLEKEDLAAKISKLSRKVEETKEEVCDMINKRYNEFLPSMQGAEVLMGQAEEVSKEIDVLKSCIETEVQQNLHTAVTEYAKLKRQLERNTTVIAMLRHLEEFHIAMEEFHKALLEKKYVIAAKQLEKARHSADSLKAWKGSDLPLLRALSSELTVQRENLIYHLGDEWKRLAVWKLPPSKEPTEMKSFLKTELQLTLGGTKEPQQSPPPLLSCVLQALTIQGELQHKIKLFSQVLLKYLLKPLITYPSLNVEVSEQQDEGTLISLQFAETPEEHPSPSQVYTKVLMVLKTLHTHLLDVSVGERKVSVILGDLVWQDMSHCIIHECLLYSIPTNSCQLEQYSAVIKETEEFEKSLKEMQYLRGDSTELLKYAQDVNCHFASKKCKDVIVAARKLMTSEMHNTVKITQDSKLSVPMLPNPGSGDIKGKQGAKKLEAPRLDNEKQLGARTLCLPVCRISESVQQLMELALHTLSEAVGNSSQCATQLFFTVRNIFQLFYDVVPTYHKENLLKFPHLAAIQHNNCMYIAHHLLTLGHQFSPHLPDPLSEGAATFVDLVPGFRKLGAHCFLAHLNVQRAEMLERLSTARNFSNLDDEDNYSAASKAVRQVIHQLKRLGTVWQDVLPVNIYCKAMGILLNTAISELIAKIMMLEDISTEDGEHLQILCQTIIEEGPPVFIPLPEENKNKKYQEEVPVYVKKWITFKELVIVLQANLQEIVDRWAEGKGPLALEFSSSDMKSLIRALFQNTERRAVALTKIK comes from the exons ATGTTCTCCAAATCAAACATGGCGTCTTTCGTGACAGAAGTCCTTGCTAGTTCTGGTAAACTTGAAAAAGAAGACCTCGCTGCTAAAATTAGCAAGCTATCACGGAAAGTAGAGGAAACTAAG GAAGAGGTATGTGACATGATCAACAAGAGATACAATGAGTTTCTACCCAGCATGCAGGGGGCAGAGGTACTCATGGGACAGGCTGAAGAGGTTTCTAAAGAAATTGATGTCCTCAAAAGCTGCATTGAGACAGAG GTGCAGCAGAATCTACATACAGCCGTGACGGAATATGCCAAGCTAAAGCGGCAGCTGGAGAGAAACACTACTGTCATTGCCATGCTCAGGCACCTAGAAGAG TTTCACATTGCAATGGAGGAGTTTCACAAAGCCCTACTGGAGAAGAAGTATGTAATTGCGGCCAAACAGTTAGAAAAGGCCCGGCACAGTGCAGACTCTCTGAAGGCGTGGAAAGGCTCTGACCTGCCCCTGCTGAGAGCACTCAGCTCAGAGCTCACTGTCCAGAGAGAGAACCTCATCTACCATctgggggacgagtggaagagaCTGGCCGTCTGGAAACTGCCTCCTTCCAAAG AGCCGACGGAGATGAAGTCGTTCCTGAAGACGGAGCTCCAGCTGACCCTGGGCGGGACCAAGGAGCCCCAGCAGAGCCCTCCGCCTCTGCTTTCCTGTGTCCTCCAGGCCCTGACCATCCAGGGGGAACTACAACACAAGATCAAACTCTTCA GCCAGGTGCTGCTGAAGTACCTGCTGAAGCCCCTAATCACGTACCCCTCTCTGAACGTGGAGGTGTCGGAGCAGCAAGATGAGGGCACCCTGATATCTCTCCAGTTTGCCGAGACCCCCGAGGAGCACCCCAGCCCCTCACAGGTCTACACCAAAGTCCTGATGGTACTCAAGaccttacacacacacctgctag ACGTATCAGTTGGTGAGAGAAAAGTGTCTGTGATACTCGGAGACCTGGTATGGCAGGATATGTCTCATTGCATCATCCATGAGTGCCTCCTGTACTCCATCCCAACCAATAGCTGCCAGCTTgaacagtacagtgca GTGATCAAAGAGACGGAGGAGTTTGAGAAGTCCTTGAAGGAGATGCAGTACCTCCGAGGAGACTCCACCGAGCTGCTCAAGTATGCCCAGGACGTCAACTGCCACTTTGCCAGCAAGAAATGCAAAGACGTGATCGTGGCGGCACGCAAGCTGATGACCTCCGAGATGCACAACACCGTCAAa ATCACCCAAGATTCTAAGCTTTCCGTCCCCATGCTGCCCAACCCTGGCTCTGGAGACATCAAGGGCAAACAGGGGGCCAAGAAGCTTGAGGCGCCCAGGTTGGATAACGAGAAGCAGCTGGGTGCGCGGACGctgtgcctgcctgtgtgtcGCATCAGTGAGTCGGTGCAGCAGCTGATGGAGCTGGCCTTGCACACGCTGTCCGAGGCTGTGGGAAACTCCAGCCAATG TGCTACCCAACTGTTCTTCACAGTGCGGAATATATTCCAGCTATTCTATGATGTTGTGCCTACATACCATAA aGAGAACCTGCTCAAGTTCCCACATCTGGCGGCCATCCAGCACAACAACTGCATGTACATCGCCCACCACCTGCTCACCCTGGGCCACCAGTTCAGTCCACACCTGCCTGACCCCCTCAGTGAGGGTGCTGCCACCTTTGTGGACCTGGTGCCCGGCTTCAGGAAACTGG GCGCTCATTGCTTCCTGGCCCATCTGAACGTCCAGAGAGCAGAGATGCTGGAGCGTCTCTCCACCGCACGCAACTTCTCCAACCTGGATGACGAGGATAACTACTCTGCAGCCAGCAAGGCCGTTAGGCAG GTCATCCATCAGCTAAAAAGGCTGGGCACCGTCTGGCAAGACGTTCTGCCAGTCAACATATACTGTAAAGCCATGGGGATTCTCCTCAACACTGCCATCTCAGAGCTGATTGCCAAAATCATGATGTTGGAG GATATCTCCACTGAAGATGGGGAGCACCTACAAATCCTCTGTCAGACCATTATCGAGGAAGGACCCCCGGTGTTCATTCCACTGCCTGAGGAGAACAAGAACAAGAAGTACCAGGAGGAGGTACCCGTTTACGTGAAGAAGTGGATCACCTTCAAGGAGCTGGTCATAGTGCTGCAAGCTAACCTGCAGGAGATAGTCGACAG GTGGGCGGAGGGGAAAGGGCCACTGGCGCTGGAGTTCTCTAGTTCCGATATGAAGAGCCTAATCCGAGCTTTGTTCCAGAACACTGAGAGGCGGGCGGTGGCTCTCACCAAAATCAAATAG
- the LOC115136000 gene encoding G protein-activated inward rectifier potassium channel 3-like isoform X2, producing MALTMLHSTRISLIPNSNNNNYDNFPGLSPQPASSASPQPQPQSPGPHQVVAGLISQEVDTCQYIIPTEEPATSHRGRHLKRFSSRWYSGAPFGGPFGSTRSSAHGTSGENKPRCKLLGDERPSYGTANKQRQRYVTKDGKCRVNLGPIEDKSRFLLDIFTTLVDLKYRWFLFVFTMCYVVTWVAFAEIYFLDAWLRDDVAHVHDPQWQPCFENVDSFISALLLSVESQRTIGYGSRLVTANCMEGVVLLMAQSIIGSIIDALMVGCMFVKISRPQKRAQTLIFSKHCVISERDEKLCLLFRIGDLRASHMVDAKIRAKLIKSRQTKEGEFIPLEQSEINLGYDTGGDRLLLVEPQTITHVINESSPFWEIGAERLTRERFEIIIILEGIVEASGMICQARTSYTEDEILWGHRFESCMSLEKGSYRVDRGAFDKTFTVQTPTLSAKEKSDEKEEVLF from the exons ATGGCTTTGACAATGCTCCACTCCACAAGGATCTCTCTCATCCCCAACTCAAATAACAACAACTATGACAACTTCCCAGGTCTCTCACCTCAGCCAGCCTCCTCTGCATCCCCCCAGCCACAGCCCCAGAGCCCAGGCCCCCATCAGGTTGTTGCAGGATTGATCAGCCAGGAGGTAGACACCTGCCAGTACATCATCCCAACTGAGGAGCCAGCCACTTCTCACCGCGGACGCCACCTCAAGCGTTTCAGCTCCAGGTGGTACTCAGGTGCTCCCTTTGGTGGCCCCTTTGGTAGCACCCGTAGCTCCGCCCATGGCACAAGTGGTGAGAACAAACCACGCTGCAAACTCCTAGGTGACGAGAGGCCAAGTTATGGCACAGCCAACAAGCAGCGGCAGCGCTACGTCACCAAAGACGGGAAGTGTCGGGTCAACCTGGGCCCTATCGAGGACAAGAGCCGTTTCCTCTTGGACATCTTCACCACTCTGGTGGACTTGAAGTACCGTTGGTTCCTCTTTGTCTTCACCATGTGCTACGTTGTTACGTGGGTGGCCTTTGCCGAGATCTACTTCCTAGATGCCTGGCTGCGGGATGACGTGGCCCACGTCCACGACCCTCAATGGCAGCCGTGCTTCGAGAATGTGGACAGTTTCATCTCTGCCCTGCTTCTGTCGGTGGAGAGCCAGAGGACCATTGGCTATGGCTCCAGATTGGTGACGGCCAACTGCATGGAGGGTGTGGTTCTCCTCATGGCCCAGTCTATCATTGGCTCCATCATCGATGCCCTCATGGTTGGCTGCATGTTCGTCAAGATCTCCCGACCTCAGAAAAGGGCCCAGACTCTGATCTTCAGCAAGCACTGTGTCATATCGGAGCGCGACGAGAAACTCTGCCTCCTCTTCCGCATCGGAGACCTGAGGGCGAGTCACATGGTGGACGCCAAGATACGAGCCAAGTTGATAAAGTCTAGACAGACCAAGGAAGGGGAGTTCATACCACTGGAGCAGTCAGAGATAAACCTGGGCTACGATACCGGAGGAGACAGGCTCCTGTTGGTCGAGCCACAGACCATCACCCATGTCATCAACGAGAGCAGCCCCTTCTGGGAAATAGGGGCTGAGCGTCTGACAAGGGAGAGATTTGAGATCATCATCATTCTGGAGGGAATTGTGGAGGCGTCAG GTATGATATGCCAAGCCAGAACCTCCTACACTGAGGACGAGATTCTGTGGGGCCACCGATTTGAATCCTGCATGTCTCTGGAAAAGGGGTCTTATCGGGTGGACCGTGGTGCATTTGACAAAACCTTCACAGTACAAACCCCCACCCTTAGTGCTAAAGAGAAGAGTGATGAAAAAGAAGAGGTCCTCTTTTAG
- the LOC115136000 gene encoding G protein-activated inward rectifier potassium channel 3-like isoform X1, whose amino-acid sequence MAFTMMCSRVTLHEPHNGDYRSPTRFDPRRNSIPPAQTLTAKHLPRPPPESTCFTPYPKRVAAKTNMALTMLHSTRISLIPNSNNNNYDNFPGLSPQPASSASPQPQPQSPGPHQVVAGLISQEVDTCQYIIPTEEPATSHRGRHLKRFSSRWYSGAPFGGPFGSTRSSAHGTSGENKPRCKLLGDERPSYGTANKQRQRYVTKDGKCRVNLGPIEDKSRFLLDIFTTLVDLKYRWFLFVFTMCYVVTWVAFAEIYFLDAWLRDDVAHVHDPQWQPCFENVDSFISALLLSVESQRTIGYGSRLVTANCMEGVVLLMAQSIIGSIIDALMVGCMFVKISRPQKRAQTLIFSKHCVISERDEKLCLLFRIGDLRASHMVDAKIRAKLIKSRQTKEGEFIPLEQSEINLGYDTGGDRLLLVEPQTITHVINESSPFWEIGAERLTRERFEIIIILEGIVEASGMICQARTSYTEDEILWGHRFESCMSLEKGSYRVDRGAFDKTFTVQTPTLSAKEKSDEKEEVLF is encoded by the exons ATGGCTTTCACCATGATGTGCAGCAGGGTGACATTACACGAGCCCCATAACGGTGACTACAGGAGTCCTACGAGATTTGACCCCCGCCGGAACTCAATTCCACCAGCACAGACTCTCACAGCCAAACACCTCCCTAGACCACCCCCAGAATCAACATGCTTCACCCCATATCCAAAGAGG GTTGCAGCAAAAACCAACATGGCTTTGACAATGCTCCACTCCACAAGGATCTCTCTCATCCCCAACTCAAATAACAACAACTATGACAACTTCCCAGGTCTCTCACCTCAGCCAGCCTCCTCTGCATCCCCCCAGCCACAGCCCCAGAGCCCAGGCCCCCATCAGGTTGTTGCAGGATTGATCAGCCAGGAGGTAGACACCTGCCAGTACATCATCCCAACTGAGGAGCCAGCCACTTCTCACCGCGGACGCCACCTCAAGCGTTTCAGCTCCAGGTGGTACTCAGGTGCTCCCTTTGGTGGCCCCTTTGGTAGCACCCGTAGCTCCGCCCATGGCACAAGTGGTGAGAACAAACCACGCTGCAAACTCCTAGGTGACGAGAGGCCAAGTTATGGCACAGCCAACAAGCAGCGGCAGCGCTACGTCACCAAAGACGGGAAGTGTCGGGTCAACCTGGGCCCTATCGAGGACAAGAGCCGTTTCCTCTTGGACATCTTCACCACTCTGGTGGACTTGAAGTACCGTTGGTTCCTCTTTGTCTTCACCATGTGCTACGTTGTTACGTGGGTGGCCTTTGCCGAGATCTACTTCCTAGATGCCTGGCTGCGGGATGACGTGGCCCACGTCCACGACCCTCAATGGCAGCCGTGCTTCGAGAATGTGGACAGTTTCATCTCTGCCCTGCTTCTGTCGGTGGAGAGCCAGAGGACCATTGGCTATGGCTCCAGATTGGTGACGGCCAACTGCATGGAGGGTGTGGTTCTCCTCATGGCCCAGTCTATCATTGGCTCCATCATCGATGCCCTCATGGTTGGCTGCATGTTCGTCAAGATCTCCCGACCTCAGAAAAGGGCCCAGACTCTGATCTTCAGCAAGCACTGTGTCATATCGGAGCGCGACGAGAAACTCTGCCTCCTCTTCCGCATCGGAGACCTGAGGGCGAGTCACATGGTGGACGCCAAGATACGAGCCAAGTTGATAAAGTCTAGACAGACCAAGGAAGGGGAGTTCATACCACTGGAGCAGTCAGAGATAAACCTGGGCTACGATACCGGAGGAGACAGGCTCCTGTTGGTCGAGCCACAGACCATCACCCATGTCATCAACGAGAGCAGCCCCTTCTGGGAAATAGGGGCTGAGCGTCTGACAAGGGAGAGATTTGAGATCATCATCATTCTGGAGGGAATTGTGGAGGCGTCAG GTATGATATGCCAAGCCAGAACCTCCTACACTGAGGACGAGATTCTGTGGGGCCACCGATTTGAATCCTGCATGTCTCTGGAAAAGGGGTCTTATCGGGTGGACCGTGGTGCATTTGACAAAACCTTCACAGTACAAACCCCCACCCTTAGTGCTAAAGAGAAGAGTGATGAAAAAGAAGAGGTCCTCTTTTAG